DNA sequence from the Pseudophryne corroboree isolate aPseCor3 chromosome 6, aPseCor3.hap2, whole genome shotgun sequence genome:
gactcgctgtttatcctgcatgcacccaacaaactgggtgctcctgcttctaagcagactattgctcgctggatctgctccacgattcaacttgcacattctgcggctggactgccgcatcctaaatcagtaaaagcccattccacgaggaaggtgggctcttcttgggcggctgcccgaggggtctcggctttacaactttgccgagctgctacctggtcgggatcaaacacgtttgcaaaattctacaagtttgataccctggctgaggaggaccttgagtttgctcattcggtgctgcagagtcatccgcactctcccgcccgtttgggagctttggtataatccccatggtccttacgcagttcccagcatccactaggacgtcagagaaaataagaatttactcaccgtaattctatttctcgtagtccgtagtggatgctgggcacccatcccaagtgcggattgtctgcaatacttgtatatagttattgcctaactaaagggttattgttatgagccatctgttagtgaggctcagttgttgttcatactgttaactgggtatagtatcacgagttgtacggtgtgattggtgtggctggtatgagtcttacccgggattccaaattctttccttgttgtgtcagctcttccgggcacagtttctctaactgaggtctggaggaggggcatagagggaggagccagtgcacaccagtagtcctaattctttcttagagtgcccagtctcctgcggagcccgtctatcccccatggtccttacggagttcccagcatccactacggactacgagaaatagaattaccggtgagtaaattcttattttcaacaaTGAGCACCCATTAATTATCGCACCTGAAAAAATAATTGAATTCTGCCTTTACTATGTTGTATTAAATACAATGAAAGTGTAGTaacgggggaattcaattgttatcgtgGGTTCCTGCACACATGCGTGCCCACTGGCAGCTATTCAAATATTTGTGCAAGCGGGCATGAGACCTTAATTTCCGCTCACTACACCCAGGGGTGGCttgctgaaatgtgcgaaaagtgaccaGTTTGGGCTTTACGCGGCTAAATAATGGGGCACAATAATGGGGGACAATTTAATATCGCCCCACGATCTCCAGTCACTTTTATACGGGAGATcaggtgtaattattattattattattattattattattacattttatttataaggtgccacaagtgtttcgcatcgCTGTACATAGGaccgtacagggagacaaaacttagcattacagtaaataaataacaaaaatagagtacaggtatcaaagagcaccacaattctcaaaacataatacagctaagatgtaagtagcgagggagtaatcatcgtactacttggggctggcggccatagatagagatgagcctttaccagccggagaaaaagtgggtaaacatggtcgctgagtaggagagagctgtgagtaaaatgtgtcgagaagagggctttgacgacaagaggaaagagggccctgctctgaagagctaacaatctctaATTAAACAATTGGATTCCCCCTTGTGGATTCCTAAAGTAATAGGAGATAGCAAGTGGAACCTAAGTTCTTGCTTTATTCCTATCCTTTTTTCCCCCTTTAAAGCTTCATTTATGATTTCATAAATTGAAGACCAAATCCAGGAAAGTATTTTAGTGTAGTATGCTCAAAACTAACCAGTTACCACAATCAAAACGCTATGTGTATTTACATGTGTACAGTGAATACAATTTGCATAGGAGTTTTTCTGTGgtagtcttaggggtatattcaataagattctggtccattccgacatgcatttgtcggattggatccgacaacccctattcaataagagtggccaaatccgactgtcggatttggctgatgtccgtgcggctgtcagcagctccccgtgtgtgagaacacagggagctgcttGAGCCGCACATCACGGCCGCCCAGTGCTGCGCTGcaaggagagaggtgcctggccggagatcggccgtcaaggtacctctcatccctgtAGCCTgctgcaccgctccccgtctcctcacctttttttttttttttttgagtcggaaagggggcaaaaacctgtcggatttggccccgtttctgacagaagcatGCTGGTCGGTgattattctgccgatccacgtgttttgcaacaagtcgggaattccagacTTGTCGGGGGAAAAAATGCACTTTTTGAGTagtttggaaccccttccgacaagacggcagcatccgtctgctattgaatacacccccatATCTATCAAAAAAGATTTGAGGTGCACAAGTACTTTTTAAAGGTATTACAATATATTTTTTCTCTTCTTGGTTTTTATTTGGTGAAATCCTATTCATATGGTTTTGTGGAAAAAAGAATAATGAATTAAGAGGGAACTTTGGACTTTTTAATTTATTAGATTGTTATACTGTTATCACTGGTTTGTGTGTTATCAGTGCCATAGTGTTCACTGATCATTAAAGGTTTCCGTATAGTGTTGAAACATGCTGACTCCCATCTGTTTTTTGGTGGGGGGTTTTTTAGCTGCTGTTTGGAAGTGTAATGAGATCTTTTATAACTTTTAATTTTAACTTGTAAGGCCCTAGTACAGCTTGCAATAAAATGCTGTTTGCAAAGATTTTAGTATGACTTGCCTATTCAATTTTATGGCTTGCCTATTTTATAATTACTATAATTTTAGTGTTACTATTTATATTTGATAAATagactatatactgtataattgcAAAAATGTTATGCTGTGGTTTCAAAATGCCACTAAACATTTATTATTTTAAACGTATATTCTATTTAGTGTTATTGTATGTTGACtactataattttattttcagtattgtgactccttgctctgaaacttcttacttttttttttaaacataggaACAATTTTCGTGAACGACACCTGATGGCTGCAGTAGTTCTTACCTAAGAGAGCTCCAGATGATTTTTCACCTTGGAGAAGTTAAAAGGATGTCCTTGTGGGCCAAAATCAAAACAGGATATTGTTGAAATCTCAAGAAAAACATAATTCCTTTTGTGAAGAGAAATATTTTGGAACATTCTATGACTAGCCTTCAATATTAGAACATGGCTAAAGAGGACTCCTACATTAAAATGGAACCTAATCTTACAGTGGAACAATTAGGAGACACAAACGTTGAACATGATGATGAAACCGTTGGTGATGTTAGTCATGCACAAGTAAAGCTGGAAGTTGAGAACCCAAAACAAGTTGAAAGCAGTGATGAACAAGAAGACAAAGAACAACATTGTGCTGATACCTCAAACACTTTATCTACTGAAAATGAGGAAGAATATGGTGTCCTATTTTCACAATATACTACCACATTGTATGATGCAGCAATGGAGGCTGTTACACAAAGCATACTTACAAACAAAAATATTAGCAATCGAAAAAAGTCCCCAGCTTGGAACCATTTTTTCATTTCTCCTCGGGACAGTACCAAAGCTAtatgcatgtactgtatgaaagAATTTAGCAGGGGCAAGAATGAAAAAGACCTTAGTACAAGTTGTCTTATGAGACACGTAAGAAGGGCACACCCTAGAGTTCTCACCTCTGAAAATGGTAATATGCCAGGGATTTCCTCCTACTCTCCCCCTACATTAGTACTACCTCTGCAGTCTCAAGATATTGTGGACACCAATATTACCCCTACTAAAATCAGAAAGCTCACATCAAAAATGTCTCCTCCAGAAAAAATAGTGGAGGAACCTTCGTCTGTGCTCTCTTCAGATGAAATATCCTCAGACTTGTCGATATCTGAAAAAAATGGTAGAGATGAGGTTACTGTTTCTCCTTCATCTTTACAAAACCATCCGTGTGATGAAGCTGTGGAAAATATTACAGAAAAGCAAATTTCAACTCCAAAAAATTCATCTGGTTCTAGAAGAAGATCTGCTGTATGGAAACACTTCTATTTATCTCCATTGGATAATTCAAAAGCTGTTTGTATCCACTGCATGAATGAATTTAGCAGAGGCAAGAATGGGAAAGACCTTGGTACCAGTTGCTTAATAAGACACATGTGGAGAGCCCATCGTTCAATTGTTTTGCAGGAAAATAGCGGAGGCACAAGTTTACCATCTCCTTATTCTATTCCTCCTACACTGTTGCCATCCCTTTTGCCAGCAGACAGTGAAGTAGTTGCTACTGCAGTGTCTCCAGGAAAGACTGGAAAAACTATTTCTGTACCTTCCTCCCCAGAAAGAGTATCAGAAGAATTGCAGTGTAGTGTTCCAAATGGTGATTTAATTGACAAGGGAACAGTTTTGCATTCCTCAGAAAATCTAGGTGAAGCATTGATGTCTTCGTCTGAAAAGTCCAATTTTCACAGTTCACCAGCATATGAGACCCCCGTCCATTTTCAGCAAAACAAAAAAGCTATGAAAAGGTTAAAATCTGAGGTTTGGCACCATTTTACTTTATCACCAACTgacagcttaaaagcagtttgcagATATTGTAATTGCATGATCAGCAGAGGTAAAAAGGGGGATTTAGGAACAAGTTGCTTAATGAGACATTTATATAGGCGACATCCAGAAATAGTTTTGAACCAAAAAAGCTTTGATGTGAGTCTGGCCAATTCTCCTTATGCTACCTTAGCATCTGCAGAGTGCTCATCCTCAAAAATGACTGAACTTACATCTGTTGCGACTCATGATAATCAAGTTGTTTTTCCTTCAAACAGCAAGAAGACCTCAAAACTGTGGAATCATTTTTCAATTTGTTCTGCAGATTCGACTAAAGTTGTATGTATGCACTGTGGACGCACAATAAGCAGAGGAAAAAAACCAACCAATTTAGGCACGAGTTGTCTCCTGCGACACTTGCAGCGATTTCACAACAATGTGCTGCAAAACAATGGTGTTTCAGAAGCCTTACCGACTGCCGATGTACACCTTCCAGTAAACGCTGGTTTTACTGCCTCCTCTTTTGATGAAACCAATGATAAATTTAGTGATTGTCATCCTGTTGCCAAAAAAATCACAAGTCTTGTAGCGGAAATGATTGCACTTGATGTTCAACCTTACTCGTTTGTAGATAATGTTGGTTTTAATAGACTTCTTGAATACCTTCAACCTCAATATTCATTGCCATCTCCATCCTACTTTTCGAGGATTGCAATTCCAGATATGTATGAAAATGTGAAACACATAATTGTCTCGCACTTAAAAGAAGCAGAGAGTGGTGTAATTCATTTTACCGCAGGAATCTGGATGAGCAGTCAGACACGAGAATACTTGACTCTTACTGCTCACTGGGTTACATTTGATTCTACTTTCAAGCCTCAAAGTGAAGATTATCATTGTTCAGCACTTCTACACGTTTCCCAAATTGATTGTGATTATAATGGCGTCACTGTTTTAAAACATCTAGAATACTTGTGGGAGTCCTGGATAACTGCATTTGGGCTTCAGATAGGTATAACAGTTACAGATAATCATAGCATAGGAAAAACTTTAAATGAAAGTGATCATTCAAGTGTCGAGTGTTTTGGACACACAGTTGACCTGATTGTAAATGAGGCTATTAAAAGTCAAAGAATGGTCCAAAATCTACTGAGCATAGCGAGGAAAATTTGTGAACGTGTTCACAGATCAACAAAGGCAAAGGAAAAACTAGCAGAGTTGCAAAAGGAATATGGATTGCCTCCACATCATTTAATTCAAGATGTTCCCTCAAAATGGAATACATCATTTCACATGTTACAACGGTTAATTGAGCAGAAAAGCGCTATTGATGAGATGTCAATTGAGTGCAGTTTCAGAGAGCTGATAAGTTGTGACCAGTGGGAGGTCATGCAGTCAGTCTGCCATGCACTGAAACCCTTTGAGGCAGCCAGTAAAGAAATGAGCATGCATACTGCTACTTTAAGTCAGGTAATTCCGATGATTCACATTCTTAACCGAAAGATTGAAATGCTATTTGAGGAAACAATGGGAATAGATACCATGCTTAAATCTCTTAAGGAAGCTATGGTTTGCCGCTTATCCTCAACACTTCACGATCCTCGATAcatttttgcaacacttctggaccCTCGGTACAAGGCATCATTATTTTCAGAGGAAGAAGCCGAGGAATATAAACTAGGATTAATCAGGGAACTGGAATTACTAAATTCTACCTCAGACGATGCACCTGTTCTGAATGGGTGTAACAAACATTCACCACCTAAACACAAGGATGACAACATATGGTCACTTATGGCCAATATGAAAAGGTCTACAAGTGTAAAACAGAAATTACCTGAAGATATTGTGTTGACTTATTTAGAAGAGGAGGTGCTTGAGCATAACTGTGATCCACTAACTTACTGGAACATGAAGAAATCTTCATGGCCAGTTTTGTCCAAACTGGCAGTCCGATTTCTTGGTTGTCCACCCAGCGTTATTCCTTCCGAAAAACTTTTTAACACCTCAAATGAAAGTGGCAGTTTTAACCAAACTAGGTTAATGATGGAACATTTTGAGCAGCTAATCTTTTTAAAAGTTAATCTCCCTTTAATTTACTTTCAGTATTGAAAATTGCCAGGTGAAAATTCATGTAGCTTACTGAATAACTGAATTTTGTATGTTTGTTAAATCGCTCCTATAGGGGCCATGTATGACATTGAATAAGTGACTGTAATTTTCTATTGCGTTCCAATTTTTCGCTTTAAATATTGTCTACATGTGCCTTACTCAGTTCTTCAGGCAGCCAGAtcttgtatatttttttttatcactatagAAAGTCAGTCTTGTCATACCTAGGAAATagtttttgttttcatatttgtaaATACATATGTAAAAAGTGAATCCTTTTTGTTATAGAATGGGGAAAAAAAAGATGTAAACAGTTTTATTCTGTAGTTTTACTTCAATTATGTACAAAATGAAAAGGTACTGTATTTTAGTCACATTGCTTTTGATAGTGTTTGTACTTGTGTGTTTTAAATAAAGCTGCATTTAAATATCAGGTTATTTTTCCATCGTAGGTGCTCAGTTATTGTAGTCTGTAAGAGCCATTTGCATAATACATAAGATTTAATTTAAGCAGGTGCTAAGCACTAATTCGGACTGTCCTGCTGTGCTTTGATAGTGGTTTCCACAGCCAGCTTCATCATCACTTAGTAATAAAACTATTGATCTTTGGCTCCTGCAGTAAATCAGACTCCCATATCAAGTGTGCAAAAAATGCTGTTTGAAGAAACAATGGGGGTAAATACGGGTGTGTTAACTGTAGAACGCAATTTTCATTTTAATTCTTTGTTCACAGAGTTAAGTATGAAGCTGAGCTTACTGGCTAACTAGTTTCATGCTGTAAATAGTGATTCATAACAGGCTCATCctgtagcctccagttgtttgcaGCACGCAACTAGTTAGGCAACTGATCTGGCCAACAGCCTAGCTGTGTATATAACTTAAGAGCCTCTAGAGTCGCATTTACAGTGTAGAAGACGTTAAGTGGTCAGTCTACCTGACTGTACAGCTTCATTCTTTCAAAGACAAGTTTGAAATTAAAACCTTTTTATCCAATATTTAATGTACCTCTTAAGAAAGTGATTGTTCCATTGTTTGTTTTTTCAGAAAATTTTCATTATAGTGAATTTGGTTCATGAAGATGACATAAGCCCTATTGGTCACTCATTTGTAATAAAGAAAAAATGTTTACGATCTTCAGTCGGATTGGTCTTGAGTCTAAAGCtatgtacacacctatacaatcatcgAGCCATTCCTTTTGATTCCTGACCCGTTCATGCAATATTTTAATAGGGTGAGCACACCTTCGATCATGTTTTATTGGAAGAAAACAGGTTGCATCTGAAGATCGACATTGGACAAAAgtgaagtgtgtatgcactttcagCCGTTCTGTTCAGTGCTTCTCCAGCAGCAGCGCTGTCTTTGTGGGCAATCATAATTAAATCTGTCATGTGGCTCGCTACGTAGTCtaataaaaattaaatatttttGGGCGCAACCACCTTAAATTAATCAATTTAAATAAATATGTTGATCACAAAAAATGCTGCTCCCAAGAAGCAGTCTGGAATACTTCAACCAATACAAGATACAAGACAAAATTGTAATTTTATGCTTGCACTCTTTATACAATTCAAAAGCTTTTTAATAACAAGCATATCCACAATAATTAAAATTAATTTGACTAAGATGCATATAATTAAAATTGtcaaaacatatacatatatatttatagaatAATCCATATTGTGCCCACTGCCAGTAATTATTGCACAGTGATCAATAGCTTAACTTGTTCTAATATTGTAAGGAGAGCTTGTCTTAACAGGGCTTATGCTTAAGTAGTAGCTGCAGTTATTATTTTACAGTGGTGCTTACATTAAATTTAATTGGTAGCCAGTTTAGCATTTGTGAAATTAGAACATAGTATTCTGTGCTGCCAATCCCCAAGCTAGCACTATgcttaacctccccctgtatgaccAATATCTCACCACAAATGACTGCCACAGCGTCCTGGTAATGACTGTCTTCCCCAGCCGCAGACTGATACGTACTTTTATTGATGTTTACAGGTGCATATGGCATTGAGATTGTGACACTGCAATAAATGTAATGGAGGCGATTCAATTGagtgacgggagatcgggggcCGATATTCAGCTGTGTAGCAGTGATCGCGCCCTTCAGTGCTGGGGTTAGGCGTGTGAAACTGCTAAACCAGAATAAAGTTCTGGCCACCCAAATGGGATTGCTTTTTCGCACATTTCTGCTCGCTACCTCAGGAGGCAGCAAGCAGAAATGCTGGAGTAATCAATTGAATTCTGCCTAATAACTTTATCTACTCCATAAAATGTCACTTGTTTTCAAGCAATGCTATGTTCAAATGTATTTTAGCAGGCTCCTTATGCATACACCTTGTATACTTTAATTCAGAAACTACATGTATTATCTAGCCCTCTTCAAGCCCATTATGCAAAttgtttaaggtgggtacacacggagcgacgtttacttaatttctaagcaatcagactagattgcttagaaattaagatcaCATCGccccatgtgtaggggtgccggcgacaggactgcacatcgctatcgccag
Encoded proteins:
- the ZBED4 gene encoding zinc finger BED domain-containing protein 4; this translates as MAKEDSYIKMEPNLTVEQLGDTNVEHDDETVGDVSHAQVKLEVENPKQVESSDEQEDKEQHCADTSNTLSTENEEEYGVLFSQYTTTLYDAAMEAVTQSILTNKNISNRKKSPAWNHFFISPRDSTKAICMYCMKEFSRGKNEKDLSTSCLMRHVRRAHPRVLTSENGNMPGISSYSPPTLVLPLQSQDIVDTNITPTKIRKLTSKMSPPEKIVEEPSSVLSSDEISSDLSISEKNGRDEVTVSPSSLQNHPCDEAVENITEKQISTPKNSSGSRRRSAVWKHFYLSPLDNSKAVCIHCMNEFSRGKNGKDLGTSCLIRHMWRAHRSIVLQENSGGTSLPSPYSIPPTLLPSLLPADSEVVATAVSPGKTGKTISVPSSPERVSEELQCSVPNGDLIDKGTVLHSSENLGEALMSSSEKSNFHSSPAYETPVHFQQNKKAMKRLKSEVWHHFTLSPTDSLKAVCRYCNCMISRGKKGDLGTSCLMRHLYRRHPEIVLNQKSFDVSLANSPYATLASAECSSSKMTELTSVATHDNQVVFPSNSKKTSKLWNHFSICSADSTKVVCMHCGRTISRGKKPTNLGTSCLLRHLQRFHNNVLQNNGVSEALPTADVHLPVNAGFTASSFDETNDKFSDCHPVAKKITSLVAEMIALDVQPYSFVDNVGFNRLLEYLQPQYSLPSPSYFSRIAIPDMYENVKHIIVSHLKEAESGVIHFTAGIWMSSQTREYLTLTAHWVTFDSTFKPQSEDYHCSALLHVSQIDCDYNGVTVLKHLEYLWESWITAFGLQIGITVTDNHSIGKTLNESDHSSVECFGHTVDLIVNEAIKSQRMVQNLLSIARKICERVHRSTKAKEKLAELQKEYGLPPHHLIQDVPSKWNTSFHMLQRLIEQKSAIDEMSIECSFRELISCDQWEVMQSVCHALKPFEAASKEMSMHTATLSQVIPMIHILNRKIEMLFEETMGIDTMLKSLKEAMVCRLSSTLHDPRYIFATLLDPRYKASLFSEEEAEEYKLGLIRELELLNSTSDDAPVLNGCNKHSPPKHKDDNIWSLMANMKRSTSVKQKLPEDIVLTYLEEEVLEHNCDPLTYWNMKKSSWPVLSKLAVRFLGCPPSVIPSEKLFNTSNESGSFNQTRLMMEHFEQLIFLKVNLPLIYFQY